One stretch of Flavobacterium sp. 9 DNA includes these proteins:
- a CDS encoding bifunctional response regulator/alkaline phosphatase family protein, translating to MDKIKILWVDDEIDLLKPHILFLEKKNYAVTTCNNGLDAISLFEEDNFDIVFLDENMPGMSGLETLSEMKEKKSAIPMIMITKSEEEYIMEEAIGSKIADYLIKPVNPNQILLSLKKNLDHSRLISEKTTLDYQKEFRKISMELAMVNSFEDWVELYKKLIFWELELENINDQGMIEILESQKVEANSQFGKYIERNYEDWFAPKADKPIQSHNLFKELVVPEIKKKDKPILFVVIDNLRYDQWKSFETVVSNYYKLEKEVPYFSILPTATQYARNAIFSGLLPIEMEKQFPQYWKNDVEDGGKNLYEAEFLSAQLKRLGLNIKEDYFKITNYAGGKKLAENFKALKGNDLVTVVYNFVDMLSHAKTEMEVVKELASDDKAYRSLTLSWFKNSPLLEIIQQAQLLGFKLILTTDHGTINVKNPSKVVGDKNTSLNLRYKTGRSLTYEQKDVYVVKEPKDIGLPAINMSSSFIFAKNDFFLAYVNNYNHYVSYYRNTYQHGGISLEEMIIPFLVFNPK from the coding sequence ATGGACAAGATAAAAATACTTTGGGTCGATGATGAGATCGATCTTTTGAAACCACATATATTATTTCTGGAGAAAAAAAACTACGCTGTAACTACTTGTAATAACGGCCTTGACGCTATTTCTTTATTTGAAGAAGACAATTTTGATATTGTTTTTTTAGATGAAAATATGCCAGGAATGAGTGGTTTGGAAACGCTTTCGGAAATGAAAGAAAAGAAATCGGCAATCCCGATGATTATGATCACCAAAAGTGAAGAGGAATATATAATGGAAGAAGCGATTGGTTCTAAAATCGCAGATTACCTTATAAAACCTGTAAATCCGAATCAAATTTTGTTGAGTTTGAAGAAAAATCTGGATCATTCGAGATTGATTTCAGAGAAAACCACTTTAGATTATCAGAAAGAATTTCGCAAAATCTCAATGGAATTGGCGATGGTAAATTCCTTTGAAGATTGGGTTGAATTATACAAAAAATTGATTTTCTGGGAACTTGAACTAGAAAATATAAACGATCAGGGAATGATAGAGATTCTTGAATCTCAAAAGGTTGAAGCTAATTCACAATTCGGAAAATATATCGAAAGAAACTACGAAGATTGGTTTGCTCCAAAAGCAGATAAACCAATTCAATCTCACAACTTATTCAAAGAATTAGTAGTTCCGGAAATCAAGAAAAAAGATAAACCAATCTTGTTTGTTGTTATTGATAATTTGCGTTATGATCAATGGAAATCTTTTGAAACAGTGGTTTCTAACTATTACAAATTAGAAAAAGAAGTTCCGTATTTCTCAATTCTTCCAACGGCAACACAATATGCCAGAAATGCGATATTCTCTGGATTATTGCCTATTGAAATGGAAAAACAATTCCCTCAATATTGGAAAAATGATGTCGAAGATGGTGGAAAAAACCTTTACGAAGCTGAATTTCTTTCGGCACAATTAAAGCGTTTAGGATTAAATATTAAGGAAGATTACTTTAAAATTACCAATTACGCTGGCGGAAAAAAACTGGCTGAAAATTTCAAAGCCTTAAAAGGAAATGATTTAGTTACGGTTGTTTACAATTTTGTCGACATGTTATCGCACGCCAAAACTGAAATGGAAGTCGTAAAAGAACTTGCTTCTGATGATAAAGCTTATCGCTCTCTGACTTTGAGCTGGTTTAAGAATTCTCCACTTTTAGAGATTATTCAGCAAGCACAACTTTTAGGTTTTAAATTAATTTTGACAACAGATCACGGGACAATTAATGTAAAAAATCCTTCGAAAGTTGTTGGAGATAAAAATACAAGCTTAAATTTGCGTTACAAAACTGGTCGTAGTTTAACATATGAGCAAAAAGATGTTTATGTCGTAAAAGAGCCAAAAGATATTGGTTTACCGGCTATAAACATGAGTAGTTCGTTTATTTTTGCTAAGAATGATTTCTTTTTAGCTTATGTAAACAATTACAATCATTATGTGAGTTATTACAGAAATACGTATCAACACGGAGGAATTTCGTTAGAAGAAATGATTATTCCGTTTTTGGTTTTTAATCCGAAATAA
- a CDS encoding DUF4262 domain-containing protein, which produces MTTENQHNCIDPDDLITNAKLNIEKYGLHVIIIKSTDYLPSFAYSVGLWQKYKHPEIICFGLSTSLLHEIINDVAEIIKANEILVENKAYLNIFEDSRAEFLKVDPRNINDYFGTAIKLYDTDNFPALQLVWTDRNDKFPWEENFEEEFLHEQPLLDRNAQFKFREPKNLTTFTTKHWLNEGKPILRVVHDGDGDWQFLTNDEITTENSIIVALEQLVLSDETLNEIFDLEYGEEAERDFIGDKWVRNKFEYNDDE; this is translated from the coding sequence GTGACCACAGAAAATCAACATAATTGCATTGATCCCGATGACTTAATTACGAATGCCAAACTTAATATTGAAAAGTATGGCCTTCATGTCATAATTATAAAATCAACTGATTACTTACCATCTTTCGCGTATAGCGTTGGCTTATGGCAAAAATATAAACATCCAGAAATAATTTGCTTTGGATTATCTACATCTTTATTACACGAAATAATAAATGATGTTGCAGAAATAATAAAAGCAAATGAAATATTAGTTGAAAATAAAGCCTATCTAAATATTTTTGAAGATAGTAGAGCAGAGTTTCTAAAAGTAGATCCAAGAAATATCAACGACTATTTTGGTACAGCTATAAAACTTTACGATACTGATAATTTTCCGGCACTTCAATTAGTTTGGACAGACCGAAATGACAAATTTCCTTGGGAAGAAAATTTTGAAGAAGAATTTCTTCATGAACAGCCTTTATTGGATAGAAATGCTCAATTTAAATTTAGAGAACCAAAAAACCTTACCACTTTTACAACAAAGCATTGGCTTAACGAAGGAAAACCAATTTTACGTGTCGTTCATGATGGAGATGGTGATTGGCAGTTTCTAACAAATGACGAAATAACAACAGAAAATTCGATAATTGTTGCATTAGAACAATTAGTTCTAAGTGATGAAACTTTAAATGAAATTTTTGACCTCGAATATGGAGAAGAAGCTGAAAGAGATTTCATTGGAGATAAATGGGTTAGAAATAAATTTGAATACAATGACGATGAATAA
- a CDS encoding GNAT family N-acetyltransferase, translated as MTMNNIVEIIPFSQDLKDHIKTLNIEWLQKYFRVEEKDEIVLSNPQEEIIDKGGLIFYAKYNDEIIGTVSLMKIDDTTFELSKMAVSDKAQGLGIGNKLLIHCLAVAEENGIKKVLLYSNRKLLPAIHLYRKFGFEEIPLEDGIYERADIKMEKLIP; from the coding sequence ATGACGATGAATAATATAGTAGAAATAATCCCTTTTTCTCAAGATTTAAAAGATCACATCAAAACCTTAAATATAGAATGGCTTCAAAAGTATTTTAGAGTAGAAGAAAAAGATGAAATAGTGCTTTCAAATCCGCAAGAAGAAATTATTGATAAAGGCGGACTTATTTTCTACGCTAAATATAATGACGAAATTATTGGAACGGTTTCTTTAATGAAAATTGACGATACAACATTTGAATTGAGTAAAATGGCAGTTTCTGACAAAGCGCAAGGTCTTGGAATTGGGAATAAACTATTAATTCATTGTCTGGCTGTCGCCGAAGAAAACGGTATTAAAAAAGTACTTTTATATTCAAATCGAAAATTACTTCCCGCAATTCATCTCTATAGAAAATTTGGCTTTGAAGAGATTCCTTTAGAAGATGGGATTTACGAAAGAGCCGACATTAAAATGGAAAAACTAATACCTTAA
- the tsaE gene encoding tRNA (adenosine(37)-N6)-threonylcarbamoyltransferase complex ATPase subunit type 1 TsaE: MNIVFSLDQIQEVAEQILASNPKKIILFNGEMGVGKTTLIKQLCRSLGVESATNSPTFSLVNEYSTSNNQIVYHFDFYRLNKETEALDMGVDDYLYSGNWCFIEWSEKIANLLPEETSTINIELLADGKRSLELI, encoded by the coding sequence ATGAATATCGTTTTTTCATTAGATCAAATTCAAGAAGTAGCAGAACAAATTTTAGCCTCAAATCCTAAAAAGATTATTCTTTTTAATGGAGAAATGGGTGTTGGAAAAACTACTCTTATCAAGCAATTGTGCAGAAGTTTAGGAGTTGAAAGTGCAACAAACAGCCCAACTTTTTCACTTGTAAATGAATATTCTACTTCAAACAATCAAATCGTTTATCACTTTGATTTTTACCGATTAAACAAAGAAACCGAAGCACTCGATATGGGTGTTGATGATTATTTATATTCGGGAAATTGGTGTTTTATCGAATGGTCTGAAAAAATTGCAAATCTACTTCCTGAAGAAACTTCTACAATCAATATTGAATTATTGGCTGACGGAAAAAGAAGTTTAGAATTAATTTAA
- a CDS encoding bifunctional UDP-3-O-[3-hydroxymyristoyl] N-acetylglucosamine deacetylase/3-hydroxyacyl-ACP dehydratase, whose amino-acid sequence MVKQKTIKNEISLTGVGLHTGKEVTMTFKPAPINNGFTFVRVDLQGQPVIEADANYVVNTQRGTNLEKLGVKIQTPEHVLAALVGCDLDNVIIELNASELPIMDGSSKYFVEAIENAGIEEQDAKRNVYVVKEVISFTDETTGSEILVMPSDDYQVTAMVDFGTKVLGTQNATMKSIADFKDEIANSRTFSFLHELESLLENGLIKGGDLNNAIVYVDKEISDATMENLKKAFGKDKISVKPNGVLDNLTLHYPNEAARHKLLDVVGDLSLIGVRIQGKIIANKPGHYVNTQFAKKLAKIIKIEQRNHVPVYDLNLEPLMDIHKIMAVLPHRPPFLLIDRIIEMSDSHVVGMKNVTMNENFFVGHFPEAPVMPGVLIVEAMAQTGGILVLSTVPDPENYLTYFMKIDNVKFKHKVLPGDTLIFKCELISPIRRGICHMQANAYANGKLVTEAELMAQIARKQ is encoded by the coding sequence ATGGTTAAACAGAAGACCATCAAAAATGAAATTTCACTAACAGGCGTTGGATTACACACTGGAAAAGAAGTTACAATGACTTTTAAACCAGCTCCAATTAATAATGGTTTCACTTTTGTAAGAGTAGATTTGCAAGGTCAACCAGTCATTGAGGCTGATGCTAACTATGTTGTTAACACGCAAAGAGGTACTAATTTAGAAAAATTAGGTGTAAAAATTCAAACACCAGAACACGTTTTAGCTGCTTTAGTTGGATGTGATTTGGATAATGTTATCATTGAATTAAACGCTTCTGAGCTTCCAATAATGGATGGTTCTTCAAAATATTTTGTTGAAGCTATTGAAAATGCCGGAATCGAAGAACAAGATGCTAAACGTAATGTTTATGTGGTAAAAGAAGTTATTTCGTTTACTGATGAAACTACGGGAAGTGAGATTTTGGTTATGCCAAGTGATGATTATCAAGTAACTGCAATGGTTGATTTTGGTACTAAAGTTTTAGGTACTCAAAACGCAACTATGAAAAGTATAGCCGATTTTAAAGATGAAATCGCTAATTCAAGAACTTTTAGTTTCTTACATGAATTAGAATCTCTTCTTGAAAACGGATTAATTAAAGGTGGAGATTTAAACAATGCTATTGTATATGTAGATAAAGAAATATCTGATGCTACAATGGAAAACTTAAAGAAAGCTTTCGGGAAAGATAAGATTTCTGTTAAGCCAAACGGAGTTTTAGACAACCTTACTTTACATTATCCAAACGAAGCTGCAAGACATAAATTATTAGATGTTGTTGGAGATTTATCTTTGATTGGAGTTAGAATTCAAGGAAAAATTATTGCTAACAAACCTGGACACTATGTAAATACACAGTTTGCCAAAAAATTAGCAAAAATTATCAAAATAGAGCAAAGAAATCACGTACCGGTTTACGATTTAAATCTTGAGCCGTTAATGGATATTCATAAAATTATGGCTGTATTGCCACACAGACCTCCATTTTTGTTAATTGACAGAATTATTGAAATGTCAGATAGCCATGTGGTTGGAATGAAAAATGTAACAATGAATGAGAATTTCTTCGTTGGACATTTTCCTGAAGCTCCGGTTATGCCAGGGGTTTTAATTGTGGAAGCAATGGCACAAACAGGTGGAATTTTGGTTTTAAGCACAGTTCCGGATCCTGAAAATTATTTGACATATTTCATGAAAATTGATAATGTTAAATTCAAACACAAAGTATTACCTGGTGACACCTTGATTTTCAAGTGTGAATTGATTTCTCCTATCAGAAGAGGAATCTGTCATATGCAGGCAAATGCTTACGCAAACGGAAAATTAGTAACTGAGGCAGAATTAATGGCTCAAATTGCTAGAAAACAATAA
- a CDS encoding M48 family metallopeptidase, producing the protein MTKPLNFLFFLVFLANINYSCAQDCPQGINLIPMYGEVKKCPQQIQSDNQFIEESEKQFKNKKEASEYYVSKGWEYFYKDDLDTSMKRFNQAWLLDNQNPNAFWGFGIILGKKKEYEKSAVYLEKSIALNPNNGKVFYCAATSYGQIFMEKNDKKYLNLAIQNLNKAVKIEPKNGSYYAQLANSYAYYSQKDSLNKYIKKTDEIDPNLINPEVRKLAKKK; encoded by the coding sequence ATGACGAAACCATTAAATTTTTTATTCTTTTTAGTTTTCTTAGCAAATATTAATTATAGTTGCGCTCAAGATTGTCCCCAAGGAATCAATTTGATTCCCATGTATGGCGAAGTCAAAAAATGTCCTCAGCAAATACAAAGTGATAATCAATTTATTGAAGAATCTGAAAAACAATTTAAAAATAAAAAAGAGGCTTCTGAATATTATGTCAGTAAAGGATGGGAATATTTCTATAAAGATGATCTTGACACATCAATGAAAAGATTCAATCAAGCTTGGCTTTTGGATAATCAAAATCCTAATGCTTTTTGGGGATTTGGAATTATTCTAGGAAAGAAAAAAGAATATGAAAAATCTGCCGTTTATTTGGAAAAATCCATTGCATTAAATCCAAATAACGGAAAAGTATTTTATTGCGCAGCTACAAGTTATGGTCAAATATTCATGGAGAAAAATGATAAAAAATATTTAAACCTGGCTATTCAAAATTTAAATAAAGCTGTTAAAATTGAACCAAAGAATGGAAGTTATTATGCGCAATTAGCAAATTCTTACGCCTATTATTCTCAAAAAGACAGCTTAAATAAATACATCAAAAAAACAGACGAAATTGATCCTAATTTAATCAATCCGGAAGTTAGGAAACTTGCAAAAAAGAAATAA
- the lpxA gene encoding acyl-ACP--UDP-N-acetylglucosamine O-acyltransferase, translated as MNQPLAYVHPGAKIAKNVVIEPFTTIHNNVVIGDGTWIGSNVTIMEGARIGKNCNIFPGAVISAVPQDLKFGGEDSLAIIGDNCTIRECVTINRGTVASGQTILGNNCLVMAYAHIAHDCEIGNNAIIVNGVALAGHVVVGNHAVIGGLAAIHQFIHIGDHAMISGGSLVRKDVPPYTKAAKEPLSYVGINSVGLRRRGFSTEKIREIQEIYRILYQKNYNTTQALSIIEAEMEATPERDEILDFIRNSSRGIMKGYSGNY; from the coding sequence ATGAATCAACCATTAGCATATGTTCATCCCGGCGCCAAAATCGCTAAAAACGTTGTAATAGAGCCTTTTACAACAATTCACAATAATGTTGTTATTGGTGATGGTACTTGGATTGGTTCAAATGTGACCATCATGGAAGGTGCTCGTATTGGTAAAAATTGTAATATTTTTCCAGGAGCTGTAATTTCTGCGGTGCCACAAGATTTAAAATTCGGAGGAGAAGATTCTCTTGCCATTATTGGAGACAATTGTACGATTAGAGAATGTGTTACTATAAACAGAGGTACAGTTGCGTCTGGACAAACTATTCTTGGTAACAATTGTTTAGTTATGGCGTATGCACACATTGCGCACGATTGCGAGATTGGTAACAATGCCATTATCGTAAACGGAGTAGCTCTTGCAGGTCACGTAGTTGTTGGTAATCATGCCGTAATTGGTGGTTTGGCAGCAATTCATCAATTTATTCACATTGGTGATCATGCTATGATTTCTGGTGGATCTCTTGTTAGAAAAGATGTTCCTCCTTATACAAAAGCTGCAAAAGAGCCATTATCATACGTAGGAATCAATTCAGTTGGTTTAAGAAGAAGAGGATTTAGTACTGAGAAAATCAGAGAGATACAAGAAATCTATAGAATTTTATACCAAAAGAACTATAATACAACACAAGCTTTAAGTATTATTGAAGCTGAAATGGAAGCAACTCCTGAGAGAGATGAAATTCTTGATTTTATCAGAAATTCATCACGAGGAATTATGAAAGGTTATTCAGGAAACTATTAG
- a CDS encoding alanine dehydrogenase, whose amino-acid sequence MSITLTPFTKQQLLPQEEKLEIGRFKSELFIGIPKETSYQERRICLTPDAVNSLTYEGHRVMIESGAGESSSYSDKEYADAGAEVTKDTKKVFGCPLLLKVEPPTLAEIKMINPETIIISAIQLKTKKKEYFEALAQKKITALAFEYIKDEDGSYPAVKSLSEIAGTASILIAAELMITDEFGKGLLFGNITGVPPTEVVILGAGTVGEFAAKTAIGLGANVKVFDNSITKLRRLQNNLNQRIFTSTIQQKALLKALRRCDVAIGAMRGKERCPIVVTETMVEHMKKGAVIVDVSIDTGGCFESSEVTTHEKPTFIKSNVLHYCVPNIPSRYSKTASLSISNILTPYLLQIAEDGGLESAIRCNKGLKNGIYLYHGILTNKAIGEWFDLPDNDINLLVF is encoded by the coding sequence ATGTCAATTACCTTAACTCCATTTACGAAACAACAATTGTTGCCACAAGAAGAAAAACTTGAAATTGGCCGATTCAAAAGTGAACTTTTTATAGGAATTCCTAAAGAAACAAGTTACCAGGAACGTCGTATTTGCCTGACTCCAGATGCGGTAAACTCTTTGACTTACGAAGGTCATCGTGTTATGATTGAATCTGGTGCCGGAGAAAGCTCTAGCTATTCTGATAAAGAATATGCAGATGCTGGTGCAGAAGTAACAAAAGACACTAAAAAAGTTTTTGGCTGTCCGTTATTACTTAAAGTTGAACCTCCAACATTGGCTGAAATTAAAATGATTAATCCGGAAACGATTATCATTTCAGCAATTCAGTTAAAAACTAAAAAGAAAGAATATTTCGAAGCTTTAGCTCAGAAAAAAATTACTGCGCTTGCTTTTGAATATATTAAGGATGAAGACGGTTCTTATCCAGCAGTAAAATCATTAAGCGAAATCGCAGGAACCGCTTCTATACTTATTGCTGCGGAATTAATGATTACGGACGAATTTGGAAAAGGGCTTTTATTTGGTAATATTACCGGTGTCCCTCCTACTGAAGTTGTAATTCTTGGTGCAGGAACTGTAGGTGAATTTGCTGCTAAAACCGCAATTGGACTTGGTGCAAACGTGAAAGTTTTTGATAATTCAATCACCAAATTACGTCGTTTACAAAACAATTTAAACCAAAGAATATTTACTTCGACCATTCAGCAAAAAGCATTATTAAAGGCTTTAAGACGTTGTGATGTCGCTATTGGTGCGATGCGCGGAAAAGAACGTTGTCCGATTGTAGTGACAGAAACTATGGTTGAACACATGAAAAAAGGTGCTGTAATTGTTGATGTTAGCATTGATACAGGAGGTTGTTTCGAAAGTTCAGAAGTTACAACTCACGAAAAACCAACCTTTATAAAAAGTAATGTTTTACACTATTGTGTACCAAATATTCCGTCAAGATATTCCAAAACTGCCTCACTTTCAATCAGTAACATCTTAACTCCATACTTACTTCAGATAGCTGAAGATGGTGGTTTAGAGAGCGCAATCAGATGTAATAAAGGTCTAAAAAACGGAATTTATTTATACCACGGAATCCTTACCAACAAAGCAATTGGCGAATGGTTTGATTTGCCAGATAACGATATTAATTTACTTGTATTTTAA
- the lpxD gene encoding UDP-3-O-(3-hydroxymyristoyl)glucosamine N-acyltransferase, with translation MKFTAEQIAGILEGEVVGNPNAEVSRLSKIEEGEEGSLTFLANPKYINYIYTTKASVTIVNDSFIPEQEVTTTLIKVEDAYASFSKLLHFYNQVKLNKNGIEPQSFMTEGTKHGENLYLGSFSYIGQNVVLGDNVKIYPNSFIGDNVVIGNNVYIFAGAKIYSETIIGNNCTIHSGTIIGADGFGFVPNEEGVYSKVPQIGNVIIEDNVDIGANTTIDRATLGSTIIRQGVKLDNQIQVAHNVEIGKNTVIAAQSGVAGSTKIGENCMIGGQVGIAGHLTIGNNVRLQAQSGVARNIKDGEILQGTPSLGYTDFNKSYVHFKNLPKIVTEIEELKKQIINPKNGNNG, from the coding sequence ATGAAATTTACAGCAGAACAAATAGCAGGAATTTTAGAAGGAGAAGTTGTTGGGAATCCCAATGCAGAAGTTTCTCGGCTATCTAAGATCGAAGAAGGCGAGGAAGGTTCACTTACTTTTTTGGCTAATCCTAAATATATCAACTACATATATACTACCAAAGCTTCAGTGACAATTGTTAATGATAGCTTTATACCTGAACAAGAAGTTACGACAACTTTAATAAAAGTAGAGGATGCTTATGCTTCCTTTTCGAAGCTTTTACACTTTTATAATCAAGTAAAATTGAATAAAAACGGTATCGAACCACAATCTTTCATGACCGAAGGAACTAAACACGGAGAGAATCTATACTTAGGGAGCTTCAGTTATATAGGGCAAAACGTGGTTTTAGGCGATAACGTAAAAATTTATCCAAATAGTTTTATTGGTGATAATGTTGTTATTGGCAATAATGTATATATTTTTGCAGGCGCTAAAATTTATTCTGAAACTATAATAGGAAACAATTGCACGATTCATTCAGGAACTATTATAGGTGCTGATGGTTTTGGTTTTGTGCCTAATGAAGAAGGAGTATATAGTAAAGTACCTCAAATTGGTAATGTTATCATTGAAGATAATGTTGATATTGGAGCAAATACGACAATAGACAGAGCAACTCTAGGTTCTACAATTATTAGACAAGGAGTTAAATTAGACAATCAGATTCAGGTTGCTCATAATGTAGAAATTGGTAAAAACACGGTGATTGCGGCGCAATCTGGTGTTGCCGGTTCTACTAAAATTGGAGAAAACTGTATGATTGGTGGGCAAGTTGGTATCGCAGGTCACTTAACAATAGGTAATAATGTGAGATTGCAAGCTCAGTCAGGAGTTGCAAGAAACATCAAGGATGGTGAGATTTTGCAGGGGACGCCGTCACTTGGATATACTGATTTTAACAAATCGTACGTTCATTTTAAGAACTTACCTAAAATCGTAACCGAAATTGAAGAATTAAAAAAACAAATAATAAACCCAAAAAATGGAAATAATGGTTAA
- a CDS encoding HD domain-containing protein, whose translation MTHINKLKIFNDPIYGFISIPNELIYDLIQHPYFQRLRRISQMGLSYLVYPGANHTRFHHALGCMHLMQKSVETLRFKGVAISPEEENALYIAILLHDIGHGPFSHAMEKSIVEDVNHEAISLLFMNQLNEEFDGRLSLAIQVFKGDYHRKFMLQLISSQLDMDRMDYLKRDSFYTGVAEGNVNSERLIQMMNVVDGTLVIEEKGIYSVEKFLLSRRLMYWQAYLHKTSLVAELILMKVLKRAKELTLKGVALPCSEPLLYFMQNKVALEDFNAEKLDLFSQLDDFDIISALKAWQKNSDFILSTLSKMLINRDLLKIKLSAEKIPMEESQSLKEEFAEAHHISAVDAGYFIFRGKIKNQAYSKEAEPIRILKKDKTIEDVVEASDQLNLKSLSKLVTKYYICFPKQLI comes from the coding sequence GTGACTCATATCAATAAGTTAAAAATATTCAATGATCCCATTTATGGGTTTATTTCCATCCCGAACGAACTTATTTACGACTTAATCCAACATCCGTACTTTCAGCGTTTACGCCGCATTTCGCAAATGGGATTATCGTATTTGGTTTATCCCGGGGCAAATCATACCCGTTTTCATCATGCGTTGGGATGTATGCATTTAATGCAGAAATCTGTCGAGACTCTTCGTTTTAAAGGAGTTGCGATTTCTCCCGAAGAGGAAAATGCTTTATATATTGCTATTTTACTGCACGATATTGGTCACGGGCCGTTTTCTCACGCAATGGAAAAGAGTATTGTTGAAGATGTGAATCATGAAGCTATTTCGTTATTATTTATGAATCAGCTTAATGAAGAATTTGACGGAAGATTGAGTTTGGCTATTCAAGTTTTTAAAGGTGATTATCACAGAAAATTCATGTTGCAATTGATTTCAAGTCAGTTAGATATGGATCGAATGGACTATTTGAAACGTGATAGTTTTTATACAGGAGTTGCAGAAGGAAATGTTAATTCTGAACGTTTGATTCAGATGATGAATGTGGTTGATGGCACTTTGGTTATTGAGGAAAAGGGAATTTATTCAGTCGAAAAATTTCTGCTTTCGCGTAGATTAATGTATTGGCAGGCTTACTTGCATAAAACAAGTTTGGTGGCCGAATTAATTTTGATGAAAGTATTAAAAAGAGCTAAAGAATTGACTTTAAAAGGAGTTGCTTTGCCTTGCAGCGAGCCTCTTTTGTATTTTATGCAGAACAAAGTTGCGTTGGAGGATTTTAATGCCGAAAAGCTTGATTTGTTTTCTCAATTAGATGATTTTGATATTATTAGCGCTCTAAAAGCGTGGCAGAAAAATAGTGATTTTATACTTTCTACTTTAAGTAAAATGCTTATTAATAGAGATTTACTTAAAATTAAATTGAGTGCAGAAAAAATTCCGATGGAAGAATCCCAATCTTTAAAAGAAGAATTTGCAGAAGCACATCATATTTCGGCTGTTGATGCCGGATATTTCATTTTTAGAGGTAAAATAAAAAATCAGGCTTATAGTAAAGAAGCTGAACCAATACGAATTTTGAAAAAAGATAAAACAATTGAGGATGTTGTAGAAGCGTCTGATCAGCTGAATTTGAAATCGTTATCTAAATTGGTGACAAAATATTACATCTGTTTCCCAAAACAACTTATCTAA
- a CDS encoding DUF4258 domain-containing protein produces MKFVHRFAYYLIGLIMGCFFVALVFSGKDTRCNYFPNARVLNNLRTKPFQYSPKAIQTLNEKWVDTLDIKNTLTYGDVDFDQSNVPFKKGKLYIIEGKTVKNQEIILKVINYENKAILDEIVKKPVEK; encoded by the coding sequence ATGAAGTTCGTACATCGTTTTGCATATTATTTGATTGGTTTGATTATGGGATGCTTTTTTGTAGCCCTTGTTTTTAGTGGAAAAGATACTCGTTGCAATTACTTTCCGAACGCCAGAGTTTTGAATAATTTAAGAACAAAACCTTTTCAATATTCTCCAAAGGCAATCCAGACTTTAAACGAAAAATGGGTTGATACTTTAGATATCAAAAACACATTAACTTACGGAGACGTTGATTTTGATCAAAGTAATGTTCCTTTCAAAAAAGGAAAACTATACATTATAGAAGGAAAAACAGTTAAAAACCAAGAGATTATCCTTAAAGTAATTAACTACGAAAACAAAGCAATTCTAGACGAGATTGTTAAGAAACCTGTAGAAAAGTAA